A window of Gigantopelta aegis isolate Gae_Host unplaced genomic scaffold, Gae_host_genome ctg4404_pilon_pilon:::debris, whole genome shotgun sequence genomic DNA:
CCCAGACCAACAGAAGAAATTTGAATTAGACGAGGTTTTCAAGAAACTTTCACAAGAATCAGACGTGCGTGTAATAAGATTTCagcatttttacttttttaatactgaaattATAATACTTcactgatataatatatatatatatatatatatagtaatattatgTGTTTTTAACCTTAGGTGAAATACACTGGATTTAAAGACAAACCACGTATTTAATTGAGTACTTTAAAATGGACTGTAATATTCAATTTATCCTAAGTCAACATAtgcattatttatttcttttaggcCATGGCCATTAAAGCATACCCTAACAATTTATCGTCATCATTAGAAAGATTTGCTACAATGGTCGATGATATATGGTATTATGTTAGTGATAGATCAACAGATTTTAACTGGTATACCAAGAGGGGGATATGGCAGCTGTATATTGTACTACAGGTAAATAGGAGAGGCAAAGTGGTGTAGTTTGTGATGACTTCTTTTCATAGAGGTCTATATGGTTCAAGATAAATCTGTAGATTTTCAAGATACTTGGAACTTTCTTCAACGTCGAATTGATGATACCAAAACTATTACTAATGCTCGTCAGCAACTTGACGGGTTAATGGGTGGAGCTTTTGAATTTGGGACTGCTGCATTTACTACAGTAAGTTAGAATGAGTTTATGTGAAGATTTTTCCTTGTATAAATAGATTCGAAACATGATTGGCTTTAAACAGTCGATATCGTTAAAAATGACTTAATTATCATTTTTCTCTCAATCAAAACTCACAATAATTGATTATctgattataaaaaaaatataaaaaatcacagtctgacatatattatagttaAGGACTGATTCAGTGATACTAGTTGTATTCTAATGAGTAAAACCCTCGTAATGAGGTcaaatttacaataataattaggaCCTGAGGTGATCAGCTGTGTACTTATTAGTATTGTAACAGTAATGGAATCAATGATGGTCTCCTTTCTTCTCTTGAAGATGTTTCTTAATACTCTCTTTAATTTATTAGCTAAAGTCCATGAGATATGTATTGATGGTTTTATAGGGTGAGTACACTGATGGAGTAAACTCTTTAAATCTTTTTGTATTTGAGAAGGTGGGATGatgtagtaagggatattttataatagGATATCGaggaataaaaaaatttttacataaaatctAAGAAAAAAGATAATGGAGTCATTATCAAATGAATTATCAAGTAGACAATTATTAAATTTAGTATTAGATACAAGTGGTTATgattatgatatatttttatagtcAGAATATTGTTAATTGTAATTCAATCATAATTACAATAATTGTACAGTGAGAATGTAGTCATGGGAATTAAGAGAAGAGTATTAACAATGCtctttattaaattacataCACAGATGTCCAGTGGAATAGAATTACTAGTTACTATATTGTTCCTGGTATAGAACAACAATAACATTATGTACTTACCTGTAAATTATTTGATTCAAAATTCCTGAGCATTTTCCTCTCTTGTGATCACATTTAACTTCACAGTCAATAAaaccacaatcatcatcagtagtacaattattattttttctcatACTCGAAACCTTTTAGCAAAGACTTCTCATAAAATGATATATCATTATCAATACTCTTCACAACATATTGACCATCTATTTCAACAACTCCAAAGTTACCCTCTTGAACATCACAAAGATACAAAGTTCCATAATCTGTTTTCTCTAATTTTCAACTAACTCAATCAAACTAATTGCTAACTTAGCACGAAAATCCCAACTACGAGAGTCTTTGAAGAGAGGAAGATTAAATGGAGTACTAGGGACAAACTCCACTCCAAAAAGGGTGCCACATGTTCCATAAAGACGTGGAACAACAAGGAGATTTTCTAGTTGAAAAGAGATCATAAATTCATCTTTATCAATCATACGCCAACAGTAAATTGCTTctctatatgttaaaatattatcatgACCTGAATCACACTCTGAAATGATCCTGTCTGCTATTTGAGAAGACAAGTTGTATAATTCCATTAAAGGTTTCCTTAAATTGTGATGTATTTTGATATACTTTAGACAACATATCGGGTGTCACTGTATCAAAAATGGAGTTTAATTGTACGACTCCATCTGGTATCTccttttaaaatgattttctcTTCCTTCCATTTTTGCTAACATTACAAAATCATTATCTTGTGACCAAGACATtctatatatttgatatctttACTAGTACACAAATGGGGACATAAGCTACCAGAGACCAATCCTCTAGAGTAATTGTGACActatgagtgagtgagtgagtgagtgagtgagtgagagaaagagaagacTCATTCTCAGAATTACAACTTTGAGAACGAGgctaatacatacatatatatattgtatatacgtATAGATAAAAAATCACAAACCATTTCTtcaatatattgtttgtattatcaTTGTCACATCGCACTTGTGATATCAAAGTACGATCCTGAAATGACATCGTTATACAATCGAGAACAAAAAAGCAGACAACTACTATCAAGATGACTAGACATCTTCTTTTTCTAGTTTTAAACAACATAGGGAAGATGGGATGTGGCATTGAAGAATTTGAACTTAAGACACACCCCATTTAATAGAACACATTTGAACACTTTGGAAGAGCGACAAAGTGTCCATCTTCATAATGCCGCGAGTTTTTCCCAGACCAACAGAAGAAATTTGAATCAGACGAGGTTTTCAAGAAACTTTCACAAGAATCAGATGTGCGTGTAATAAGATTTCAGcatttttgctttttaatactgaaattaatatataatgcttcactagtatatatatatatatatatagtaatattatgggttttttaaccTTAGGTGAAATACACTGGATTTAAAGACAAACCAcatgaagaaagaaaacaaacgttttgtaCAAGATCTCACAGAAGGCCATTCTATTATAGTAAGAAATAACTTAGTATTCTTgcaagcaatgaaaacattcaaTCTTTGTAGAGCTCTAGCATTAATTGAAATTGAAACTTGACATTTTCCCTTTACAATTTTTACTTTCTATAATAATTTCCCATTTTTGCAGACATTGTATCAACTGGTACCAACTTGACACTACTGTTTCTGTCGAAATGCTCTTAGTGAAGACAGACCTATGATACAAgaccaacaaaagaaaaacgTCGACTTTGAACTAGAACTAGgaaaagtaagtgtttataATGGTTATTGTCtttcttggttttttttatatatctttcTCATCTTTTCTTTAAGGTACATTTGTGTTCATCTTTTATTATGAATGGTGTATGCGTTAAGTGGATCGGATGGATTGACTTAGAAACACTTAGTGGTAAAGCCAAGCTTCTCTTTGACGACCACAATGCTAAAGTAAGTGAACAATTAAACTCTTATGGATCAAATGTTCtacaatttaacattaaaagacCTTTTTTCTTCCTTCTGTGGGTTAAATCTTACTAAGTATCACAGTGACAAAGCTATTAGTTTCACTTGTCTTCAATCTTATAATATAACATTGTTAAATAGACTGCTTCTTTCATTTCTGAGCAAACCATTACTCGTTTTCACAAAACAGGACTATCCATCCCCTTTTCATGAGGGTTGTAAGTTCCAGCCCAGTGGCCAGCACCACAGTGGTTTCACTTAATGCTTCTCTGTGTGTGGTCACACAgctgctctagttgtgttgtagCCATTACttcttgtttattgttttgttaacagTTCTGTTCAACTCTCAGAAGgttatttgatatttgatgtatttatTGGGTAACCTGAGTAGCTAATGAATTATTCAAATAGTTAACTATAACACTTTACCAAGAACATTGTATTTCACAACTTTGAGACagcaatatttaaaatagttgtacatgatgtttttgttgtcCTTGTTAAACCAGTTTTGCATACCTGTTTATTATGTATTACTTATAGATAGAGGACGAGATAATGCGACAAGTgatgaaaagaaaacacaagATAGAGTAAGGATGTTTGAAGAGAGCCAAAGAAGTGGCAAGAACAACAACAAGCTCAATCTCCAGAAATGGTACCTCCTTTAATTTTAACAAGTTTTGTagccataataataatatacttaccCACCCCCACTAATTGTACAATTTGAACTTCATTAATCTGACCCGCCCCCACTAATTCCAATTCATActgaccccacccccactaaTGTACAATTTGAAGTTCCATTAGTCTATGTCAACAGTTTTCCAAGTGATGACAATGGTAACATTATATGGTTTTAGCAACTGCCCTCACTAACACTCCCACTTTAAGTAGTATCATATAAATCTTTATAACTTATGGAAAACCAAGTCTTTGAGACTACACCTTCTGTCTTGATATGTTAACATTGTCATAACCTTGGTTGGAGGGGAGGaaatcatatttttataaaagcattattaaaaaaatgatttgtattgtattaattttgACCTATTGTTGTACACTGTCCACTAAGTTAAATGGCTTGCATTAAGACAAACATGTTTGTTGTTATGACTTATGAATCACTTTGTTGCTCATAAGTTAATTACTATCTAACACAATTAACAACACTATAAACAACAATAGTGACTATActatagaatatatatactatatagtatactatatatatatatatatatctatatatatctagtaTATATAACtggtttattttcattttctaggCTGTAACATCACAATAACTTATAAAATGTTCTGACTAACTCTTCTTTTCCTCAGACGAAAATTTAACCCatcggaaaaaaaaaaatcgcaaaACAATCAAGTTATTTCACATcaactttgtttttaaactctTAATCAGTCAATCTCTGTCATGTGACGTTCATATGACTTCCATTAGcctaatttatttcatttattatacttTAAAATCTAAAATCAGCTGGTTATCACAAAAAAAGACTAACAGATATTCCCAAATGACCTTATATGACAGagcatgtatataataatgaatacaaaTCTATATAATGCCATCTAAAATTAAACTGGAAAAACTGGCAAAaattacaacattttattttaaattaaaattgtcaGTGATCATTTTTATGTGCTAAAAATATTAGGATGCTATACTGACCATTGTTCTATCGAATATCAGGTCGAGGAGGGGGTGAGGTAGGAGGTTCCATTAGAACCATATCTAGCTTGAGGTGGCGGACGAGGAGGAGGTTCTGAAGGTGCTTGAGGTATCTCTTTTATACGTGGGCCTTTTGTACAACTGTCTTACCAGGTCCCCAGCAAGAGTCGGTGCTTTCCAGTTCTCTCCATTCAAAGCAGCCTAAAAGCATGAATGATTGTCTCATTATTAGAAAGATTGaatgttaacaaaaataatattacttaCAATGAAATAACAGATACAGGCAAAAAATAGAGCAATGCCCCAAATATGGTAGGGAGGACAAAGAAACACGGAACACCAAGACTAAAGAATTTTGAATGTAAGAAGATGTATAAACACatatagattattttattttaaagatctagtttaatttttttccatctCAATTTTTCGAAGATATATGTCATGTTAACAACTCTGAATGTCATagtatacattgtacatatgtaGTACACAATCGAACATTGAATCTGTTTAATAATCtcattatagtttaattaacAAGGGTCTTACTCATTAGGGATAGGACAATACTGGGCCAAATTGTTGTAGTTCAATTAACAAGGGTCTTACTCATTTGAGAACTAGGATACAATACTAGGCCAAATTATTGTAGTTCAATTAACAAGGGTCTTACTCATTTAAGAGGTAGGATACAATATCTGATAGTTATAGTCACTTACAACAATAGAAATAAAATCGCACTATATAATTTGAACCAAGAAACTTTTATTGTGTAGAAGAGGAGTCAAGTATTTCTGTCCACTATACAAGAATTGAAGTCAATACAGAGCTCATTATAATCAAATGACTTACGGTCTCTCAACAGATGATTTACTTGATCTTCTTGCGCTACGAGGATACTCCACAAACATAACAACAAGTCCTGTTACACTAATTATGAATTGAGAATTATTTccaaattaaaagtttgtgCATTTGATTCCATCTACACATTTCATAGTTCTGAGTGCCAATTTTTGACCCTCAACTATTCCAATTAGAGCTTCCATATTACTTATAGCCTGAAAATCATTAGTCCATATTAGTATGACAAATTAATACACACACTTAAAATTTACTTCCCCCACAAATCAATAGCTTAAAATACAAAGAGTATAGCTATACCTGATAAAACATCCTTTATTAATATTCTATATTGGCTAGCATACAGTTGTGGTCACTAGATTTTGCAAGGGCACAAAGGCAATACTTCAATGTAtaacataccatatatggtaaaTAGTAATTTAACTAGTATTCTTATAgtatttaataacaatattataataaagtattgtatatgtgttgtctgtgtgtgtactaTGTGAACAAGAAATCTACcctaaattttaaaatcaactGTAGTCTAACAATGAATATAACTAGTTAGTAGTATTATAACTACAATATTGTGCTTTCATTATTTGACAAGGATACATGTTGATCCAACGTATAGCACTGCCTGCATTGGTTGGAAAAGGGTCATTTATAGCTATCTCTGGTATAGAAGCGGCAATAATAGCTCCTACAAATATACCTAAGATTGAGGGAAGAGTAGAAAACGAGATGTTAACTACTTGTCTTCTTATTTTTTTCGACTCACAGACTCCGGCGTAGAATGCATTCATGTTAGCCACATTGCCCATTCTACTCTGCAAACACAACAGTTTCTGTCTTTCTCTTCTCGTGGCATCTTTGTGAGAATGCTGACTTCTACACTTCAGcttgttagagagagagaggtgtggCAGATTAATTGGGTCCCGAGTGCTAAAAATTAACCTCGACCCCCTAAGTGCAAAAATCTTAAAGGTGACTCAATGGCTGAATCTCGTCCATTTTGATGTGTATTTCTATCTCCAGAGGAGATTCTGTGATCCAGAAGATAAGGAGAGAGGTGGTCCAGCCTTTTTACTTGGAAGTATTCATAAATTTTATGTAGAGCATCATTCCAAATGGGACCCCCCAACAGCACAACTATTGGAGTATGGAGGTTGCCCTGTCATTTTTATCCATTAATAATGCTTAACCTCATGTCCGCAGAGGTCACCTTCTCTGACTATGGCAGGAGATAGCCTGAAGCAGTGACACTTTGGAGGGACAAGAATTCTAAAGCAACACAATTGGAAACCTTATATAGCATATGTTATGGAGAAATTAGAAGGACAGCCGTACAAGAATAAAGGTAGTAGAAAGACAAAATATGttaccaaaataaaatgaagcaTATTTTTAGAGGTGATATAACAGCCGCCTTTATATTAGATTCTCTACTCCTCCTGTTGAATTGTATGATATTATATCTTGTAATTTTGCTTGGAATGTGTAGCAAAGACAAAGGAAGAGTATTCCTCTTTGTAGGGAAACTAGCAAATCTTTTAAAGCCAGGACGATTTCTAATAAGTCTTGTATCATTGCAGGAGAGTTTTTGGTATAGCGTTGATAAGCAAGCAGTTTGTCATCTTATCTTACCAAAGATGATGTTAAAGGTACATATGAACACAATGGGTTGTCTGTTCGACAGACAGCTTATTATGATGTTTCCATTGCATCACAGAACATCTTGAATGATTGCAAAGCATTGTATTTCATTGCTGCACAGAAATTGTGATGCATAGAACTGTTGAATAAATTAGTAGgttttcataatattaataatactatcTATTTTGGTTTTCCTAATTGTTTGTGCTTATTATTTCTTAATTAATAAGACACACCCCCTAGCTATATGGTAATAGTGTTTACTTTATATTAACAATCAATATTTTATGGAAAAGTATCATTCCAAATGGGATCTCATGACAGCATGACCATTGGAGTATAGAGGCAGTCCTGCTGTTCACCTATTACTAAGTGCTGCATCTTATATTGCAGCTATCACCTCTGATCATGACCGTGCAGGAGGTACCTTGAAGCAGTGACACTTTGGAGGGACAAGAATCCTTCAGTGCAATAGTTTGGAAATTTGCATTATCAAAACTAGCAACACATTAGGGAAGATTTCTATTACAGAAGAGCTATTGGGTATAATTCTTCTTTACCAAGAGTATTACTTCATAATTATTCAGAATTTTAATTATGCGCGTGGGGTGTTCTTTGTTGCCAGCCACTCCTTCATTAAAATGCTCAGGAAGCTTGCCTTGACCGTTCTTACCTTATCTGTTGTTGTGGCGACAATACAGCGACGGGATCACTGGGATCAGCTGCAAGTTTTCCACAAGGTCAAAACAATGTAAGAGACATATGGAAGAACTGCAGTAAGTCACATATATGGATATGAGGAGTCATTTAAAAGTGATAATGTCTCTCATACACTGCAGCTAAGCCCGGTATTTTTAACATCACACAAGTGACATCACTCCAGATCCACCAAGAATAGGTGATGAGGTTAATATCATTGTTGGCTACAACCTCAGTAAGAtattaaactaataaaaaaaacagttcTAGGTCTGTTGCTCTTCTGCTCTACAGGTGAAACCATAGACAGTGGTAAGATTAAACTCGATTTGGTTTTAGTGAACATGCCACTTGACACAGAGGTAGATCTTTGTCAAACATTACCATCAGTTGGTCTACAATGTCCACTATACAAAGGATACATCAAATTTGGAATATTACACAAAAATACCCCACGATGCTCCAACAGTAAGATAGACAGTAAGAGTCGACCTCCATTATGCTATATTAATTATACAGGGTGAATATAAAAGGGACTGTCTCTATACAGAAGTCTGATGTACTCAACTAGCTTGTATTCAGTTGGACTTCACAATGTGatcatgaaaaaaatatatattatgtattttgtaattgACTATATAGAGGAATGCAGATAATACATCTTTAGTTCAACAAATAACTCACCATTTGTTattaccccccaaaaaattgcaaaaaatacttttaaatgcTGACTATGTAACTTGACCTCAATTAATGAGATGCATGACATTTTGTTCTGCTGATAAAGAATCAAAGATGAAGTCACAACTCCTAATCACTCTTTTGGTGTCTCTCTTTGTTCTCCTACTGGCTAGAGACCCAGCAAGATATGTTAAGAAACCAAtggataataatatatttaccaatgcAGTATGTTATATTAGCTTTCTCAAATAATGTAACTAGACTACTTTGTCTGTTAGCTGCTCCTGGTGGACACATGTCCATAACCTCATTGAGCATTATGGTCCTGTTGGTAATGTAATCAAAGTTGGACAATTCATTACTGTGATTGCTGGGTACTTCATTAGGTAAACTACAACATACCATATTGTACTTtaagttattgtttaatgataaTAGATGAAGATGTCAATGGTGGAACAGTCGACAT
This region includes:
- the LOC121392743 gene encoding LOW QUALITY PROTEIN: protein brother-like (The sequence of the model RefSeq protein was modified relative to this genomic sequence to represent the inferred CDS: deleted 2 bases in 2 codons), giving the protein MPRVFPDQQKKFELDEVFKKLSQESDVKYTGFKDKPHEERKQRFVQDLTEGHSIIVIVSTGTNLTLLFCRNALSEDRPMIQDQQKKNVDFELELGKVHLCSSFIMNGVCVKWIGWIDLETLSGKAKLLFDDHNAKIEDEIMRQVMKRKHKIE